In Lycium ferocissimum isolate CSIRO_LF1 unplaced genomic scaffold, AGI_CSIRO_Lferr_CH_V1 ctg78, whole genome shotgun sequence, the following are encoded in one genomic region:
- the LOC132045745 gene encoding uncharacterized protein LOC132045745, whose amino-acid sequence MDKGKAVMGMGRRWAVDFTDNSTSPSSRDIPDPLGFTRASQDQDDSTLSREKKNAEANWKSAKAWEVAQAPFKNLMMMGFMMWMAGSTVHLFSIGITVSALFQPFSALQGVGKVFEPYKDSKVDLLGPKLVFIALNLVGLGLGIWKLNTLGLLPTHASDWVSSLPPAQEVEYSGGGFL is encoded by the exons ATGGATAAAGGTAAAGCAGTGATGGGTATGGGCCGTAGATGGGCTGTTGATTTCACCGATAATTCAACATCTCCTTCATCTCGTGATATCCCTGATCCCCTTGGTTTCACTCGTGCTTCTCAAGATCAG GATGATTCAACTCTGAGTCGTGAAAAGAAGAATGCTGAAGCCAATTGGAAATCCGCG AAAGCTTGGGAAGTGGCACAAGCGCCTTTCAAGAATTTGATGATGATGGGTTTCATGATGTGGATGGCTGGAAGCACAGTTCATTTGTTTAGCATTGGTATCACAGTTTCAGCTCTGTTTCAGCCTTTTAGTGCTCTTCAAGGAGTTGGGAAAG TTTTTGAGCCTTACAAGGACAGCAAAGTGGATCTTCTTGGGCCAAAATTGGTATTTATTGCACTCAATCTAGTGGGTTTAGGACTGGGCATCTGGAAG CTTAACACTTTGGGTCTTCTTCCAACTCATGCGTCAGATTGGGTTTCATCCTTGCCACCTGCCCAG
- the LOC132045735 gene encoding conserved oligomeric Golgi complex subunit 2-like: MQDLQSPPPLRSPTDIFGDPTDPNPPQWLNPNLFQSPNFDPENYISDLRTFVPLETLRTELQSHFTSLQRDLIDLINRDYVDFVSLSTKLIDVDSSIVRMRAPLLEIREKIEDLRNAVEKSLSDLQNRLKQRANAGEAREVLELLLDTFHVVSKVEKLIKELPRGQSDLNNDDNVRETQSMLLERIASEMNRLKFYIRNAKDMPFIENMEKRVTNASLLLDTSLRCCLVDGLEYRDENAIYNCLRAYAAIDNTKNAEETFGETVVGPLIEKVIPEKGSGGGGVVGGELEEDYVKIKKYIEDDCKFLLDISSIENSGLHVSSFLANSILKEVHSAIQKGKPVVFSPGRPTVFLKNYKASLDFLAHLEGYCPSRSEVVKFRSEAAYIDFMKQWNVGVYFSLRFQEIAGALDSALSVAGLAPVGSDQRKPQDLILKQSTSLLECLKSCWRDDVLVLSCSDKFLRLSLQLVARFSNWLSAGLAARKAGNAGSNPGFEWAISASSDDLVYVVHDLNRLVEEICGDYLEQILELLKSCPVEVCDFVKQSILQGGKSLKGLLPIVMSAIIETIVEKSVEDLRQLKGITATYRMTNKPLPVRHSPYVTGVLRPLKEFLDGERAATCLTNEIRNELLQGAALEITRRYNDLASELVNMSRRTESSLQKLRLGAQRRAGASSDVSDHNLSDTDKICMQLFLDIQEYARSLSLLGVDAASIPPYQSLWQCVAPAERQNTISF, translated from the coding sequence atGCAAGATCTTcaatcaccaccaccactacGTTCCCCTACAGATATATTCGGTGACCCGACTGACCCGAATCCACCACAATGGCTAAACCCTAATTTATTCCAATCCCCAAATTTCGATCCCGAAAACTACATCTCCGATTTACGCACCTTCGTCCCCTTAGAAACCCTCCGTACTGAACTCCAATCGCACTTCACATCTCTCCAACGCGATCTAATCGATCTAATTAATCGCGATTACGTCGATTTCGTTAGCTTAAGTACCAAATTAATCGATGTTGATTCTTCAATTGTGCGTATGCGTGCTCCATTGCTTGAAATTAGAGAGAAAATTGAAGATCTTCGCAACGCTGTTGAAAAATCGCTTTCTGATTTGCAAAATCGGCTTAAACAAAGAGCTAATGCAGGTGAAGCTAGAGAGGTATTAGAATTATTGCTTGATACATTTCATGTTGTTTCTAAAGTTgagaaattaattaaagaattGCCACGTGGACAATCTGATTtgaataatgatgataatgtgAGGGAAACACAAAGTATGCTTTTGGAAAGAATTGCTAGTGAAATGAATAGGTTGAAGTTTTATATTAGGAATGCGAAAGATATGCCGTTTATTGAGAATATGGAGAAGAGGGTAACGAATGCGAGTTTGTTGTTGGATACGAGTTTACGATGTTGTCTTGTTGATGGACTTGAGTATAGGGATGAGAATGCGATTTATAACTGTTTACGTGCGTATGCTGCGATTGATAATACTAAGAATGCTGAGGAGACTTTTGGAGAGACTGTTGTGGGTCCGTTGATCGAAAAAGTTATTCCGGAAAAGGGGTCTGGAGGAGGAGGAGTTGTTGGTGGTGAACTTGAGGAGGATTATGTTAAGATCAAGAAATATATTGAGGATGATTGTAAGTTTCTGTTGGATATATCGTCTATTGAGAATTCGGGTCTACATGTTTCGAGTTTCCTTGCGAATTCTATACTTAAGGAGGTTCACTCTGCTATTCAGAAAGGAAAACCGGTTGTTTTCTCTCCTGGAAGGCCTACTGTTTTCCTGAAAAATTACAAAGCGAGTTTGGATTTCTTGGCACATTTAGAAGGTTACTGTCCCTCGCGATCAGAAGTGGTCAAATTTCGGTCTGAAGCTGCGTATATTGATTTCATGAAGCAATGGAATGTGGGTGTTTATTTCTCATTGAGGTTCCAGGAGATAGCTGGGGCTCTTGATTCTGCACTTAGTGTTGCTGGTCTCGCCCCGGTGGGGTCCGATCAGAGGAAGCCTCAAGATTTGATTTTGAAGCAGAGTACATCTCTTTTAGAGTGCTTGAAATCTTGCTGGAGGGATGATGTTCTTGTCCTCTCTTGCTCGGACAAGTTCTTGCGTTTGTCTTTGCAACTTGTGGCCAGATTCTCTAACTGGTTATCTGCCGGATTGGCTGCTCGTAAAGCTGGTAATGCGGGCTCAAACCCGGGATTTGAATGGGCTATTTCTGCAAGCTCTGATGATTTAGTGTACGTAGTTCACGATTTGAACCGTTTGGTGGAGGAAATATGTGGTGATTACCTTGAACAGATACTTGAGTTGCTCAAGTCGTGCCCAGTTGAAGTTTGTGATTTTGTAAAACAGAGCATTTTACAAGGTGGGAAGTCCTTGAAGGGCCTTTTGCCAATTGTAATGAGTGCAATAATTGAGACAATAGTTGAGAAATCTGTAGAGGACTTGAGGCAGTTGAAAGGAATAACAGCTACCTACAGGATGACTAATAAGCCTCTCCCAGTCAGGCATTCTCCGTATGTTACCGGGGTATTACGTCCGTTAAAGGAATTTTTGGATGGAGAAAGGGCTGCTACGTGTCTAACAAATGAGATAAGGAATGAGCTCTTGCAAGGTGCTGCTTTGGAAATAACTCGACGTTACAATGATTTAGCTTCGGAGCTGGTCAATATGAGTAGAAGAACAGAATCTTCTCTTCAAAAGCTACGTTTGGGTGCTCAAAGACGAGCTGGAGCAAGCTCAGATGTCTCAGATCACAATTTGTCTGATACCGACAAGATCTGCATGCAATTGTTTCTCGATATTCAGGAATATGCACGGAGCCTTTCGTTACTTGGAGTGGATGCAGCTAGTATTCCGCCTTATCAATCATTATGGCAATGTGTTGCCCCTGCTGAGCGACAAAACACAATAAGCTTCTAG